One Denticeps clupeoides chromosome 12, fDenClu1.1, whole genome shotgun sequence genomic window carries:
- the sfmbt1 gene encoding scm-like with four MBT domains protein 1 isoform X5, protein MSHEPLESERDSAEDSDFNWDEYLEEKGAQSVPHHAFKHVDQGLQTGLAPGMKLEVSGRGQEDGACWVATIITTCGQLLLLRYEGYQDDRRADFWCDITTADLRPLGWSRQQGRPMRPPEGVREKNQNWEALLEEALSNSGGAPAHLLEGVQNALNPVDLLTPGTSLELQDSRDAGVAWAAAIEDNVGGRLRLRYHGAEGLPDGPATLWLFYLNPLLHLPGWARDSGCTLRPPAALLPLRSEDEWAEVQQKILALPRDTSITEEFHKDRPVIATHCFTEGMKLEAVDPAAPFSISPATVTKVFGEVHFLVEMDDLREDGGEKRSFLCHRDSPGIFPAQWSLKNGVKLSPPPGFQGQDFDWAHYLKQCGAEAAPENCFPAEQMDHCFKESSMLEAVDPLCPQNIHVATVTKVKGHHIWLQLEGLQQPGLDVIRHADSMDIFPVSWCETNGVALRFPCKPRVEKLRKVAVVQPEKQKAPPREPPPPADTAKQQANSSPSDGANGKYCCPKIYFNHRCFSGPYLNKGRIAELPQCVGPGNCLLVLKEVLSLLINSGYKPSRVLRELQLDQESRWNGHGEVLKAKYKGKTYRATVEIVRTAERVAEFCRKTCIKLECCPNLFGPRMVLEHCSENCSVLTKTKYTYCYGKKTSKRVGRPPGGHSNLEGTGKKLGRRRKRRKQLFVHKKRRTSASVDNTPAGSPQGSGEEEDLDEDDSLSDDSGSENPDDLQDDSEYSEKKSQPPTPSPSPPATPRPTRRRRKPRSPSYSDDENRPPSPKSPRVEAVPKLRLDSSPLEWSVTDVVRFIRTTDCAPLARIFLDQVRPSISRAS, encoded by the exons ATGAGCCATGAACCGCTGGAGTCGG AGCGGGACTCTGCTGAAGATTCCGACTTTAACTGGGACGAGTACCTGGAGGAGAAGGGCGCGCAGTCCGTGCCGCACCACGCCTTCAAGCAC GTGGACCAGGGTCTGCAGACCGGCCTGGCGCCGGGCATGAAGCTGGAGGTGAGCGGGCGTGGCCAGGAGGACGGGGCGTGCTGGGtggccaccatcatcaccacctgtggacagctgctgctgctgcgctaCGAGGGTTACCAGGACGACCGCCGCGCCGACTTCTGGTGTGACATCACAACCGCTGACCTTCGCCCTCTAGGCTGGAGCCGGCAGCAGGGGCGGCCGATGAGACCCCcggagg GGGTTCGGGAGAAGAACCAGAACTGGGAGGCTCTGCTGGAGGAAGCCCTCTCCAACAGCGGCGGCGCCCCGGCCCACCTGCTGGAGGGG GTGCAGAACGCCCTCAACCCGGTGGACCTCCTGACCCCTGGGACCTCGCTGGAGCTGCAGGACAGCAGGGACGCGGGCGTGGCCTGGGCTGCCGCGATCGAGGACAACGTCGGGGGGCGTCTGCGGCTCCGTTACCACGGCGCCGAGGGACTCCCCGACGGCCCCGCCACCCTCTGGCTCTTCTACCTGAACCCGCTGCTGCACCTCCCCGGCTGGGCACGGGACAGCGGCTGCACCCTGAGACCTCCGGCCG cTCTGCTGCCGCTGCGCTCTGAGGACGAGTGGGCGGAAGTCCAGCAGAAGATCCTCGCTCTGCCTCGGGACACCTCCATCACTGAAGAATTCCACAAG GATCGTCCGGTGATCGCCACTCACTGCTTCACTGAAGGGATGAAGTTGGAAGCCGTGGATCCAGCCGCCCCTTTCAGCATCAGTCCTGCTACCGTCACCAAG GTGTTTGGTGAAGTCCACTTCCTGGTGGAGATGGACGACCTGCGGGAGGACGGTGGCGAGAAGCGCTCGTTCCTGTGCCACCGGGACAGTCCGGGCATCTTCCCGGCGCAGTGGAGCCTGAAGAACGGCGTGAAGCTCAGCCCTCCTCCTG GGTTCCAGGGGCAGGACTTTGACTGGGCGCATTATCTGAAGCAGTGTGGGGCGGAGGCGGCGCCGGAGAACTGTTTTCCTGCC GAGCAGATGGACCACTGCTTTAAAGAGTCCTCCATGCTGGAGGCAGTTGACCCGCTTTGCCCGCAAAACATCCACGTGGCCACTGtcacaaaggtcaaaggtcaccacaTCTGGCTGCAACTGGAAG GACTCCAGCAGCCGGGCCTCGACGTGATCCGTCACGCGGACTCCATGGACATTTTCCCCGTCAGCTGGTGCGAAACCAACGGCGTGGCGCTGCGCTTCCCATGTAAGCCTCGAG TGGAGAAACTGAGGAAAGTTGCTGTGGTGCAGCCGGAAAAGCA GAAAGCTCCGCCCAgagagccgccgccgccggcggaTACGGCGAAGCAGCAGGCCAACAGCAGCCCGTCTGATGGCG CCAACGGGAAGTACTGCTGCCCCAAGATCTACTTCAACCACCGCTGCTTCTCCGGGCCGTACCTCAACAAGGGCCGGATCGCCGAGCTGCCGCAGTGCGTGGGGCCGGGGAACTGTCTTCTGGTTCTGAAGGAG GTGCTGAGCCTGCTCATAAACTCGGGCTACAAGCCCAGCCGGGTTCTGCGCGAGCTTCAGCTGGACCAGGAGAGCCGCTGGAACGGCCACGGGGAGGTTCTCAAAGCCAA GTACAAGGGGAAGACCTACAGAGCCACGGTGGAGATCGTCCGCACGGCCGAGCGCGTGGCGGAGTTCTGCCGGAAGACCTGCATCAAGCTGGAGTGCTGCCCCAACCTGTTTGGACCTCGCATGGTTCTGGAGCACTGCTCCGAGAACTGTTCCGTTCTTACCAAGACCAAATACA CTTATTGTTATGGTAAGAAGACGAGTAAGCGTGTCGGTCGACCCCCAGGGGGACACTCGAACCTCGAGGGGACCGGGAAGAAGCTGGGCAGAAGAAGGAAGCGGAGGAAGCAGCTGTTCGTCCACAAGAAGCGGCGGACCTCGGCGTCGGTGGACAACACTCCAGCAGGGTCTCCTCAG GGAAGTGGTGAAGAGGAGGACCTGGATGAAGACGACTCTCTGAGCGACGACTCGGGTTCTGAGAACCCGGACGACCTGCAGGACGACTCTGAGTACTCCGAGAAGAAGTCGCAGCCCCCGACCCCCTCGCCCTCTCCTCCCGCCACGCCCCGCCCCACGCGCCGGCGCCGCAAGCCCCGCTCGCCCTCGTATTCTGATGATGAGAACCGCCCTCCCTCTCCGAAG AGTCCACGCGTGGAGGCGGTCCCCAAGCTGCGCTTGGACAGCAGTCCCCTGGAGTGGAGCGTGACGGACGTGGTGCGTTTCATCCGGACCACAGACTGCGCTCCGCTGGCACGCATCTTCCTGGACCAGGTACGACCTTCAATAAGCAGGGCGTCGTGA